A region of Solanum dulcamara chromosome 7, daSolDulc1.2, whole genome shotgun sequence DNA encodes the following proteins:
- the LOC129893957 gene encoding protein RKD2-like produces MASDQSNFEVIMTKQDNHQDLFSLPTQLPSLDGFSEFSGHYAIDYQYDLSIQENSVNNNPLMEMECTLEDPFYSSFCSLTPGELCYEEIGNGMSGEFGLSTELIGNGYHQLLLCDNINQQEMMANDRVNEEIINITEKEKDNTREIREEINSSRMLSRDTISKYFYMPITRAAKELNIGLTLLKKRCRDLGIRRWPHRKLMSLQALIKNVKELEKGGGNEMEQKLKDVIKLLEKEKKKMEEIPDMELEEKTKRLRQACFKANYKRRRLMCMPELQASFGSYCTNTPTAAHVIANEEDDEEIKSLLADCFSYNSPTLHD; encoded by the exons ATGGCAAGTGATCAATCAAACTTTGAAGTGATCATGACAAAGCAAGATAATCATCAAGACTTATTTTCCCTTCCCACACAACTCCCTTCTCTTGATGGTTTCAg TGAATTTTCAGGACACTACGCAATCGATTATCAGTATGATTTGtctattcaagaaaatagtgtTAATAATAATCCTTTGATGGAGATGGAATGCACTCTCGAAGATCCATTTTATTCATCTTTTTGTAGCCTTACCCCAG GAGAGTTATGCTATGAGGAAATTGGAAATGGAATGAGCGGTGAATTTGGATTAAGTACCGAATTAATCGGAAATGGATACCACCAATTGTTGTTATGTGATAACATTAATCAACAAGAGATGATGGCTAATGATCGTGTTAATGAGGAAATTATTAATATAACGGAAAAAGAGAAGGATAATACAAGGGAAATTAGAGAGGAGATTAATAGTTCAAGAATGTTGTCTAGAGATacaatttcaaagtatttttaCATGCCAATTACTCGAGCAGCAAAGGAGCTCAATATTGGGTTGACACTTTTGAAGAAAAGATGTAGGGATTTGGGAATTAGAAGGTGGCCTCATAGGAAGTTGATGAGTCTTCAGGCACTAATCAAGAATGTTAAG GAATTGGAGAAGGGAGGAGGAAATGAGATGGAACAAAAGTTGAAGGATGTGATAAAGCTATtagagaaagagaagaagaagatggaagAAATTCCAGACATGGAACTTGAGGAGAAAACAAAGAGATTGAGACAAGCATGCTTTAAGGCTAACTACAAGAGGAGAAGGCTAATGTGTATGCCAGAATTACAGGCTTCTTTTGGTAGTTATTGCACTAACACTCCTACTGCTGCTCATGTAATTGCtaatgaagaagatgatgaagagaTTAAGTCTCTTCTTGCTGATTGCTTCTCTTACAATAGTCCAACGTTGCATGACtga
- the LOC129896296 gene encoding pentatricopeptide repeat-containing protein At3g47530, producing the protein MRAISSHRLPISTFRCLSSHAAARVDNHPQRIPGPTNFTTHFHMEKPEALISFIKSTSSKPHLLQIHAHLIRKSLFQDSIFFSAFLFRLALPPLHDLGYACRVFSKFRKLDVFQYNVMIRAYGMSDSPGNGFLLYQEMLKSGVSPNSLTSSFVTNCCIKSGSLFGGLQIHARILRYGHQSDGRLLTTLMDFYSSNEKYTEACKVFDEMSHRDTIAWNVLISCYMRNRRTRDALRVFDMMQSSYDCQPDEVSCLLLLQACANLNALAFGEGVHKYCEEHGFDKAMNICNALITMYSRCGCVENAFEVFKGMTEKDVVSWTAMISGLASNGYGRDAIEAFREMQNAGVSPDDQTFTGVLSACSHSGLLDEGRMFFNSMSKEFGISPNIHHYGCVVDLMGRAGMVDEAYNLINSMKVKPDATIWRTLLGACRIHHQADLGEHVIEHLIELKAQEAGDYVLLLNIYSSLGDWGKVINVRKMMKDRGIQTNPACSTIEFRGEIHEFVANDFMHPRKTEIYEMLDEINQQLRIAGYVAETMSELHNVGTEEKKIALSYHSEKLAIAFGVLSTPPGTSIRVAKDLRICVDCHNFAKILSAVYSREVVIRDRNRFHHFREGRCSCNDYW; encoded by the coding sequence ATGAGAGCAATCTCTTCTCACCGTCTTCCTATATCCACCTTCCGTTGTCTCTCTTCTCATGCGGCGGCGCGTGTAGACAACCACCCACAACGCATTCCCGGACCCACAAATTTTACCACTCACTTCCATATGGAGAAACCCGAAGCTTTGATTTCGTTTATCAAGTCAACTTCTAGTAAGCCCCATTTGCTACAAATCCACGCCCATCTCATCCGCAAGTCTCTCTTtcaagattcaatttttttctcagCTTTCTTATTTCGTCTTGCTCTCCCGCCATTGCATGATTTGGGTTATGCTTGTCgggtattttcaaaatttagaaaacTCGATGTCTTCCAGTACAACGTCATGATTAGAGCTTACGGAATGAGTGATTCACCGGGAAATGGTTTTCTGTTGTATCAAGAAATGCTAAAGTCAGGTGTGTCACCCAATTCTCTAACATCTTCGTTCGTTACAAATTGTTGTATAAAGAGTGGGTCTTTATTTGGTGGGCTACAGATTCATGCTCGAATTTTAAGATATGGGCATCAATCTGATGGACGCCTGCTGACCACACTGATGGATTTTTATTCATCTAATGAGAAGTATACCGAAGCTTGCAAAGTGTTCGACGAAATGTCTCATAGAGATACAATCGCTTGGAATGTGTTGATTTCTTGCTACATGCGTAACCGACGAACTCGCGATGCTTTGCGTGTATTTGATATGATGCAGAGCTCGTATGATTGCCAGCCGGACGAGGTTAGTTGTTTGCTGTTACTTCAGGCTTGTGCGAATTTGAATGCATTGGCATTTGGTGAGGGAGTTCATAAGTATTGTGAAGAACATGGCTTTGACAAGGCAATGAATATCTGTAATGCACTTATAACTATGTACTCTCGATGTGGTTGTGTCGAAAATGCTTTTGAGGTGTTTAAGGGAATGACCGAGAAAGATGTCGTGTCTTGGACTGCAATGATATCGGGGTTGGCTAGCAACGGTTATGGCAGAGATGCAATTGAGGCATTTCGGGAGATGCAGAATGCAGGTGTTTCCCCTGATGATCAGACTTTCACTGGGGTTCTTTCTGCTTGCAGTCATTCTGGACTACTTGATGAGGGTAGGATGTTTTTCAATAGTATGAGCAAAGAGTTTGGGATTTCACCAAACATTCATCATTATGGGTGTGTGGTTGATCTAATGGGTCGTGCTGGTATGGTAGATGAAGCTTACAACCTTATAAATTCGATGAAGGTCAAACCAGATGCAACTATATGGAGGACTCTACTAGGAGCTTGTAGAATTCATCACCAAGCTGACCTAGGAGAACATGTCATTGAGCATTTGATTGAACTTAAAGCACAAGAAGCCGGAGATTATGTACTACTGTTGAATATTTATTCATCGCTTGGTGATTGGGGTAAGGTAATAAACGTGAGAAAAATGATGAAAGACAGGGGAATCCAAACCAACCCTGCTTGTAGTACTATTGAGTTCAGAGGAGAAATACATGAATTCGTTGCAAATGACTTTATGCATCCAAGAAAGACTGAAATTTACGAGATGCTGGACGAGATCAATCAGCAACTGAGGATAGCAGGATACGTTGCTGAGACAATGTCAGAGTTGCACAATGTGGGTACGGAAGAGAAGAAGattgcattatcatatcacAGTGAGAAATTGGCTATTGCTTTTGGGGTTCTATCTACTCCCCCTGGCACGTCAATTAGAGTTGCAAAAGACCTCCGGATTTGTGTTGATTGCCATAACTTTGCCAAGATATTGTCTGCAGTCTATAGTCGGGAAGTTGTTATTAGAGATCGGAACCGCTTCCATCATTTCAGAGAAGGTCGATGCTCGTGCAATGACTATTGGTAA
- the LOC129896303 gene encoding malate dehydrogenase, chloroplastic-like produces MKFNSKNNIRSFSGLEAATTVSCESESSFLGKESVAVLKQSITPKAQKENKGYVTCVQPQASYKEANLGASGGIGQPLALLVKMSPLVSELKLYDRANVKGVAADLSHCNTPSLVTDFTGASELANCLKGVNVEVIPAGVPRKPGMTRDDLFNINANIVKTLVEAVADNCPDAFIHIISNPVNSTVPIAAEVLKRKGVYDPKKLFGFTTLDVVRANTFVAQKKNLRLIDVDVPVVGGHAGITILPLLSKTKPSTTFTDEEVQELTVRIQNAGTEVVEAKASAGSATLSMAYTAAIFVESSLRALDGDNDVYECAFVQSDLPELPFFASRIKIGKNGVEALISSDLQGLTEYEQKALDALKPELKSSIEKGTGFIEKEPVAA; encoded by the coding sequence ATGAAATTCAACTCCAAAAACAACATTAGGAGTTTCAGTGGTTTGGAGGCTGCGACAACTGTAAGCTGTGAATCAGAATCATCCTTTCTCGGGAAAGAAAGTGTTGCTGTCCTTAAGCAATCTATTACTCCAAAGGCCCAAAAAGAAAACAAGGGATATGTTACTTGTGTTCAGCCTCAAGCATCTTACAAAGAGGCTAATCTTGGAGCCAGCGGTGGTATTGGCCAACCTTTGGCTCTTTTGGTCAAGATGTCACCATTAGTTTCAGAGCTGAAGCTTTATGATAGAGCTAATGTCAAAGGAGTTGCGGCTGATCTCAGTCACTGCAACACTCCTTCCCTAGTTACAGATTTCACTGGAGCATCTGAATTGGCCAACTGCTTGAAAGGTGTAAATGTGGAGGTCATACCTGCTGGTGTTCCAAGAAAGCCAGGTATGACACGTGATGACCTGTTCAACATTAACGCAAACATTGTGAAGACATTGGTCGAGGCTGTTGCTGATAACTGCCCTGATGCATTTATCCACATTATTAGCAATCCAGTCAACTCCACAGTGCCAATTGCAGCAGAGGTGTTGAAGCGAAAGGGTGTTTATGATCCTAAAAAACTTTTTGGGTTTACCACCCTAGATGTAGTCAGGGCAAACACATTTGTTGCTCAGAAGAAAAATTTGAGGCTTATAGACGTAGATGTCCCAGTGGTGGGTGGCCATGCTGGTATTACCATTTTGCCATTGTTATCAAAGACAAAACCATCAACTACTTTCACTGACGAAGAAGTACAGGAGCTAACTGTGAGGATTCAAAATGCTGGCACAGAAGTTGTGGAGGCAAAGGCTAGTGCAGGGTCTGCTACACTTTCCATGGCTTACACTGCTGCAATATTTGTTGAGTCCTCTCTCCGCGCACTTGATGGAGATAATGATGTCTATGAGTGTGCTTTTGTGCAGTCTGACCTACCAGAGCTTCCCTTCTTTGCTTCAAGGATTAAAATAGGAAAGAATGGGGTTGAGGCTTTGATTTCATCTGACCTTCAAGGATTGACTGAATATGAACAGAAAGCTCTGGATGCTTTAAAGCCAGAATTGAAGTCTAGCATTGAGAAGGGTACAGGTTTTATTGAGAAAGAACCTGTAGCTGCTTAG
- the LOC129896300 gene encoding geranylgeranyl diphosphate reductase, chloroplastic: protein MASIALKTFIGLRQSSPENNSLTLSKSLPSAQTHRRLRINASKSSPRVTGRNLRVAVVGGGPAGGAAAETLAKGGIETFLIERKMDNCKPCGGAIPLCMVGEFDLPLDIIDRKVTKMKMISPSNVAVDIGQTLKPHEYIGMVRREVLDAYLRDRAAEAGASVLNGLFLKMDMPKAPNSPYVLHYTAYDSKTNGAGEKRTLEVDAVIGADGANSRVAKSINAGDYEYAIAFQERIKISDDKMKYYENLAEMYVGDDVSPDFYGWVFPKCDHVAVGTGTVTHKADIKKFQLATRLRADSKITGGKIIRVEAHPIPEHPRPRRLQDRVALVGDAAGYVTKCSGEGIYFAAKSGRMCAEAIVEGSENGKRMVDESDLRKYLEKWDKTYWPTYKVLDILQKVFYRSNPAREAFVEMCADEYVQKMTFDSYLYKKVAPGNPIEDLKLAVNTIGSLVRANALRREMDKLSV, encoded by the coding sequence ATGGCTTCCATTGCCCTCAAAACTTTCATCGGCCTCCGTCAATCCTCGCCGGAAAACAATTCTCTAACTCTCTCTAAATCCCTCCCTTCTGCCCAAACCCACCGCAGGCTACGTATTAATGCTTCTAAGTCCAGTCCAAGAGTCACCGGCCGCAACCTTCGGGTTGCTGTGGTTGGCGGTGGTCCTGCTGGTGGCGCCGCCGCTGAGACACTCGCCAAGGGCGGAATTGAGACTTTCTTAATCGAACGCAAGATGGACAACTGCAAACCCTGCGGTGGTGCCATCCCACTCTGTATGGTGGGCGAATTCGATCTCCCTCTGGATATCATTGACCGGAAAGTTACCAAGATGAAGATGATTTCCCCATCCAACGTCGCCGTGGATATTGGTCAGACTCTGAAGCCTCACGAGTACATCGGTATGGTGCGTCGCGAAGTACTCGATGCCTACCTCCGTGACCGTGCTGCCGAAGCCGGTGCTTCTGTTCTCAACGGCTTGTTTCTGAAAATGGACATGCCAAAAGCCCCAAATTCACCTTACGTCCTCCACTACACAGCTTACGATTCCAAAACTAACGGAGCCGGCGAGAAGCGCACCCTCGAAGTTGACGCCGTCATCGGCGCTGACGGCGCAAATTCCCGTGTCGCAAAATCCATTAACGCCGGCGACTACGAGTACGCCATTGCATTCCAGGAACGAATTAAAATTTCCGATGATAAAATGAAGTATTATGAGAATTTAGCTGAAATGTACGTCGGAGATGATGTTTCCCCTGATTTTTACGGTTGGGTTTTCCCCAAATGTGACCACGTTGCCGTCGGTACAGGCACCGTTACTCACAAAGCAGACATTAAGAAATTCCAGCTAGCAACAAGACTGAGAGCCGATTCCAAAATCACCGGGGGAAAAATCATCCGAGTTGAGGCTCACCCAATTCCCGAACACCCAAGGCCGAGAAGATTGCAAGACAGAGTCGCATTAGTTGGGGATGCTGCAGGGTACGTGACCAAATGTTCAGGCGAAGGGATCTACTTCGCAGCGAAGAGTGGACGTATGTGTGCTGAAGCAATTGTTGAAGGGTCAGAAAATGGGAAGAGGATGGTGGACGAGAGTGATTTGAGGAAGTACTTGGAGAAATGGGACAAGACTTACTGGCCAACATACAAGGTGCTTGATATATTGCAGAAGGTATTTTACAGGTCGAATCCAGCAAGGGAAGCTTTCGTGGAGATGTGCGCTGATGAGTACGTGCAGAAGATGACATTCGATAGCTATTTGTACAAGAAAGTGGCACCAGGGAACCCCATTGAAGACTTGAAGCTTGCTGTGAATACCATTGGAAGTTTGGTGAGGGCTAATGCACTAAGAAGGGAAATGGACAAGCTCAGTGTATAA
- the LOC129896304 gene encoding GDSL esterase/lipase At1g74460 codes for MKLTLTLPIFVTILLAVVIGGCNCKIVQFIFGDSLSDVGNNNFLSKSLARANLPWYGIDFGTGLPNGRFCNGRTVADIIGDEMGLPRPPAYLNQSLTEDVILEDGVNFASGGGGILNETGGLFIQRFSLYKQIELFQGTQELIREKIGSKKADIFFQRARYVVALGSNDFINNYLMPVYSDSWTYNDKSFIQYLMDTLRSQLTLLHSLGARELMVFGLGPMGCIPLQRVLSSDGQCQDKTNQLALTFNKATDELVVELANTLPNASYKFGDAYDVVNDVITNPGNYGFSNSDSPCCSFGKIRPALTCNPASILCSDRSKYVFWDEYHPSDRANQLIAKELIKKLGFLKPNQTDIASPPTPALGPSSDDDGQ; via the exons ATGAAGTTGACTCTGACTTTACCAATTTTTGTAACAATTTTATTAGCTGTTGTAATTGGAGGTTGCAATTGCAAGATTGTACAATTCATCTTTGGAGACTCTCTTTCAGATGTTGGCAACAACAACTTCCTCTCCAAAAGCCTTGCTCGCGCGAATTTGCCATGGTATGGTATTGATTTTGGGACTGGATTGCCTAATGGTAGATTTTGCAATGGCCGTACTGTTGCTGATATAATAG GTGATGAAATGGGGCTTCCAAGGCCACCAGCATATCTGAATCAATCGTTAACAGAAGATGTTATACTAGAGGACGGAGTCAATTTTGCCTCTGGAGGTGGTGGCATTCTAAACGAGACAGGCGGTTTATTT ATACAGAGGTTTTCCTTATACAAGCAAATAGAGTTGTTTCAAGGCACACAGGAATTAATTAGAGAAAAAATTGGAAGCAAAAAAGCTGACATATTTTTCCAACGAGCAAGATACGTGGTAGCCTTAGGAAGCAATGATTTCATCAACAATTACTTAATGCCTGTTTATAGTGATTCATGGACGTATAATGACAAATCCTTCATCCAATACTTAATGGACACTCTCAGGTCACAGCTCACA ttGTTGCATAGTTTGGGGGCTAGGGAGTTGATGGTGTTTGGGCTAGGGCCAATGGGTTGTATTCCACTTCAAAGAGTTCTAAGTTCAGATGGTCAGTGTCAGGACAAGACTAACCAGCTGGCACTTACCTTCAACAAAGCAACAGACGAACTTGTCGTGGAATTGGCAAACACACTTCCAAATGCCAGCTACAAGTTTGGAGATGCTTATGATGTTGTTAACGATGTCATAACTAATCCCGGCAATTACG GTTTTAGTAACTCGGATTCGCCATGCTGCTCGTTTGGAAAAATTAGGCCAGCATTGACGTGTAATCCAGCATCGATATTGTGCAGCGACAGAAGCAAATATGTGTTTTGGGATGAATACCACCCTTCGGATAGAGCTAACCAGTTGATTGCTAAAGAGCTTATTAAAAAACTCGGATTTTTGAAGCCTAACCAGACAGATATTGCTTCTCCCCCTACACCAGCTTTGGGTCCTTCATCCGATGATGACGGACaatag
- the LOC129896312 gene encoding uncharacterized protein LOC129896312 yields MAGLFFRLFMTFLCFSHAINCLINAVPITRSTSLVLLDISHEEHNVLTDNIIRTANMEAEKATRRILEAEEIMNDYPGSGANNRHTPRSQLGRGCFEC; encoded by the exons ATGGCTGGCCTTTTCTTTCGGTTATTTATGACTTTTCTTTGCTTTTCTCATGCTATCAACTGCTTGATTAATGCCGTCCCAATCACAA GAAGCACAAGTTTGGTACTACTGGACATATCTCATGAAGAACATAATGTACTGACAGACAATATAATTCGTACG GCAAATATGGAAGCAGAAAAAGCAACAAGAAGAATACTGGAGGCTGAAGAGATCATGAACGATTATCCAGGTTCTGGTGCAAATAATCGACACACTCCAAGGTCCCAATTAGGGAGAGGATGTTTTGAATGCTAG